The genomic stretch AACATCCAAgtcaataatatattataattataatataatatcatttgtATATTGGCAATCACTTAAGTTATATGAatcatataaaacataaaattatatattgtacattgtgtgtgtgtatgcacaggctatcaatataaatatgtctatataataaaatatacataattatatgtaaatataataatatagaaacaattgtaataattttgtatttttgcatcatagaaaacctatttacgaccttctaaatacaggttttaacactattagagccctctccagatgaaatagcacccctatagccaccttgaTACTCATATTACACAACATCCATTTTCAACATCCAAgtcaataatatattataattaaaatataatataattcgtATATTCACGATCACTTAAGTTATATTATATGAATCATATAAAACATacaattatatattgtatatagtgtgtgtgtatgcatacatatatatatgtatatataattaaatgtacataattatatgtaaatataataatatagaaacagtttaaataattttgtatttttgcatcatagaaaacctatttaggaccttctaaatacaggttttaacactattagagccctctccagatgaaatagcaaccctatagtcacctttatactcacattacgcaacattcattttcaccaattttcattttcatcaataatatattataattaaaatataatataatttcttATATTTGCAATCACTTGAGGAAGCTGCTTATAAATAACAACATGACAACTCCAAACCTCATCACTTGTTttgctctgatcaaccaatcagaggagagaaaaaaaacttaacacTATAGTCTGGAAAATCCAAGATATCCGgttgaatattaataattttttcggacccaaaatggtaaaaataacacCTGTCGGGTTTCGCCAAGTGAGACATGTGTCCAATGTCCACAATATCCACAGCATGGCTTTCCACTAGActgtgtcacaaaaaaaaaaaatccgcaaAACCGCCAGTACCTGACATGGTTCCACCATCGATTCGGTTGCTGTTAAGCTGCGTTGACACTTGCACAAAATCCATTGGACATGCAGCCCGGGGAAAGCAATCTAACACTTGTGGGTATTACaatggaggaggaaggagacaCTGAAACTGCCAAATGGTCCAGCAGAAGGGTTGGCAGGGGGGTGTTTATGGAATACTGGAATACCAGGATAAAACTCTTATCACATAGGGAATCATCCATCCAGTATAGATCACCTATTGGCTGTCACTGAGTGTTTCTCAATTCAATACTAGCTAATCTATCCTCACCCTGTTCAGGGTTGATGTGAGCTGGATTCTATCCCAACTGCCTTTGGGAAAACGGTGGATTAAGGCACCGGAACGGTCACAATCAATCACTGGTCACAAATGGATAAACAACTATTCATacaaggctgcatggtggtcgagtggttaccgcgcagacctcacagccaggagacccgggttcaatcacaccctcggccatgtctatatggagtttgcttgttctccctgtgcatgcgtgggttttctccgggtattgcgttttttttcccacattccaaaaacatggttaattagcgactccaaattgtccataggtatgaatgtgagtgtgaatggttgtttgtctatatgtgccctgtgattggctggccaccagtccagggtgtaccgcgcctctcgcccgaagacagctgggataggctccagcaccccctccaccctcgtgaggataagcggtagaaaatgaatgactgaatgaattttagagccctccagacatgaagtaacacccctatagttaactttatactcatattacccaatatagtagacataataagagaaaagatgtttttacactgcatggcggacaagaaAATTAGCGCGAGGgactcacaactaggagacccgagtttgattccacaatcagccatctctgtgtggagtttgcatgttctacccgtgcatgcgtgggttttctccgggtactccggtttccttccacaatccaaaaacatgctaggttaattagcaactccaaattgtccataggtatgaatgtgagtgtgaatggttgtttgtctatatgtgccctgtgattggctggccaccagtccagggtgtaccccgcctcttgcccgaagacggatgggataggctccagcatcaccctccaccctcgtgaggattagcagtagaaaatgaattaattatttttccagggttgcacggcggttgagtggttaacgggctggcctcacagctatgaaacccaagttcgattccactctcagccatatctgtgtggtgtttgcatgttctccccgtgcatgcgtgggttttctccgggtactccggtttcctcccacattccaaaaacatgctaggttaattagcgactccaaattgtccataggtatgaatgtgagtgtgaatggttgtttgtctatatgtgccctgtgattggctggccactagtctcGGTGGACGGTGTACTCCgtctctcactcgaagacaactgggataggctccagcatcaaaatgaatgaatggaggctaactagttagcttggaaGCATGTAAAAAAACTTTCGTTTTCGGAAAGtaccaaactatgaaaataatccatttattcatattaGCATTAACCCACTGATCCAGCTGTCAACTATCAATACACTAACCAagacacacaaaacaagttAAAACTGCGGCTAagcacacaatgacacacattGTCCGGTCCATTTCTCATACTTTGCCAACAGTAAACGTGTTTGattcccccccaccaccctgaAACATTTCCACCCTGcagtcatttattcatgaatggCACATTAACCACCCATTTTCTCCCTTGTCTGTGCGACTAACGTCTTTACTGATAATGGACAAAGATTATGCacattcattatcattatcattaaaatCATCATTGCCATGTGCTTAGCATAATAACAGCGCTTCACTGATTCACTTCTTTTCCTATATGTTGGAATATGTTAGCGATGGACTTCTCTCAAggttttctttgttgtttttaatctgACATGCATTACTGTCCACTGCGCATGGACATGTCTTCAAAATGGAATTTTGATGTTACAATAATTGGAATTTCTTCATTAAGTTCTGCATCCGAATTACACATTCTCTATTTTAAAACGACTTCCTCAATGAAAGTTCCTGGAATGTagttatgtattaataattggAATTTCTTAGTCACATTTAGAAAGTGCTTGCTACTGCATAACATGTAGAAACGTAGATTTATGTTATCATAATTGGTTATTCTTCATTAATTCCTGTgagtgttattattactattacataTTGCATACAGTGGATTTAGTCATTTTAGATACCGCCGTACCGGAGAAGGAATAATCCAAATTGGGAACACTTCATTCATAACACTCCTGTTGAAGTAAGTAAGTACTAATCATAAGGTGATGAGATTGAGTAATGGGAAAAATAATATGCATTCAGTTGGGAATGGTTATTTACATCCGGAATCACGGTGCTATCACCCAACGGAATagaaagcaacaacaacaacagaggaCATTAAAGGTGCTTATCCTTAGACAATAGTACCCCTTTTGGGATCAATTAAGCCCTCAAAGTTGTGATCTTATCTCCGAATGCATTGGAAAAGTcaaccggaaaaaaaaaaaaaaaaaacacatccaaaaAAAACTTCCCTACCTGTATCCGTGATGTAAAGATACTCTCAGGGTTCTTCTTCTGTGATCTGAGCTCGTATCCTTAGACTAAAGGTTCCAACAACTGAACACATACCTCCTCTGAGGCGTCTTataaagccccccccctccaccgccCGCCCGCCTCCCTCAGCACCTACCCTCCTCCCCCTCAAACATCATCATAGTGAGAGAGGGGTGATTCCCAAGCAGACGCGCGCACACGAACCCGACATGGCCCGCGTTGACGTCACAGCCGACGTCATCGGTTTCGTCTTCATTGAGCAACTAATGGAACTCTAAAAATACGCATCGTGTCGAAGGTGCCGGGTATAAGGTGTCCATAAAAGCCGCAACCTAGCTGTGGTGTCAAGGTCAATGCCACCTCAAAAAACGTACCATGAAAggtcagatgggataggctccgagGTCATCAGTGACGCTTTTTAGACCAGgggagtctcaaactcaatttacctggggggtcCACTGGAGCTactcctactcctccatctggtacttttacaatcagtaactgttacatttgttcacttcctgctttcctaatatagttttttattttttattttttattttttattttttattttttattttttattttttattttttattttttattttttattttttattttttattttttattttttattttttattttttattttttattttttattttttattttttattttattattattattgagtgtgaatggttgtttcatgctaggttaattagcaactccaaattgtccataggtatgaatgtgagtgtgaatggttgtttgtctatatgtgccctgtgattggctgccgaccagtccagggtgtaccccgcctctcgaccaaagacagctgggataggctccagcaccccccgcgaccctcgtgaggaaaaagcggtagaaaatgaatgaattattattattattattatattattattatttttatttttatttattgttattatttttcgtcacttaccgaagtacatgcaaacgccacacagagatgaaacTGAGAATTTAATCCCGATCTACTGACTGTGTGGTCATCatactaaccactcggacaccgtACAGCAATAttaattcaaatatatatatatatattttttttttttttgtctctgaaAAAGGGCTCATAAAATACACGGTTTGAATGTGTTGAACTTCATTTTTGTCCACTTGCAAATTGTGAATGAATTTGATACCAAATCGAAAGTGAAAGTTTAACAACCATGATAAAGCAGTACCCAaagtacacaaacacatacaactTACTCTTATTCAATTACTTATTCATATAACTCACACAAACCAATGAAGAACTTCATGCTCTACgctgtgaggcattcaggcgcACTCGTAATTGCGACTGataattgttcattcattcattcattttctaccgttcatttttttgtaaattgaatTGGAGtaaaaaccttctaaatatgttttttttgacacaattagagccctcaagacaaaataacacccctatagtgacttttacacttgcattacccaatattgttgacattcattttctaccgctcatcctcacgagggtcgcggtgagtgctggagcctatcccagctgtcttcgggcgagaagacagtacaccctggactggtggccagccaatcacagggcacatatagacaaacaaccattcacactcacattcatacctatggacaattttgagtctccatgtttttagcatgtttagcatgtttttttagcatgtttttggaatgtgggaggaaaccggagtacccggagaaaacccacgcatgcacggggagaacatgcaaattccacacagagatggccgagggtggaattgaaccctcgtctcctagctgtgaggtctgcgcgctaaccactcgaccgccgtgccgcccctgataattgttttttcatttttattcacgtaccccgcTATGACAATTGCCGTACCCCTTGGGGTACACGTACCCCACATTGGGAACCTAAGATGTCGACAACTCAAAAGCCTTTTCTAAGCCTGCTACAGTACAGTTACCCTACACATACTATGTCACCTAAAAccgaagcttttttttttttttttttggaaaacacgTGACACGTCCGCTCCCTTTACAACTTGAGCTGACGTTAGCGTCACCCGTGAAAGCGTGAATGCTGATCGTGAACCTGTTGGAGGTTGATAGTGATGGCTGAATCGCTTCTAAGACAAGAGCCTTCACTGCAGCTCAGATAAGAAGCACAGAAGAACAAGCGGGCGACGGGTGGTCTGACCATCACTGATATCGCCGCCGTCCAGTCGCCGCTTCCTGTAATAGTGCGGTTACCTTGACAACAGTATAAGAGTCAAGAAAAACTTGGctacatttcatattttctacACATAAATCTGCATGTTTTATAACTCCCATTCATACAATGAACCAtagtatgttgttgtttttttccgatattatatgatattatatatttctagGCATAATCATAAAAAAGACATATTTGGCTCATTTAGTACAACCAGTTCCAAAtacatccttaaaaaaaaaatcgagcTGTCATGATTCAATAATTCTCTACACGGATTAGAAACACAAATAGACTTGTATTGAAATGTGTGATTGCTTTGCAAGCTGCCATATCACAACATTACAGCGACGGAAAGTAGCATAGTAAATCATGTGATGATatcttcttattattaatattatttttttattatataattatcttATTATCAGGGGTGTCAACTGTCCTGTTTagcaaatttgcatattttttcattcattcatccattcattaatttgttttctaccgcttttccagcacgagggtcacgggggtgctggagcctaccccagctgtcttcgggcaagaggcggggtacaccctggactggtggccagccaatcacagggcacatatagacaaacaacctttctgCCTTTCTCCGCTCTTCagtaatcagaagtagaacatacataagtttcaggaaaatatcagttccaaactaaaaaaaaattgtgagaaaagctacatttcaagcataattttcgctcatgaaataaaaagtttgtttctgcctttcttcgttctttagtaatcagaagtagaacatatgtaagtttcaggaaaatatcagttcccaactattttttttgtgtgagaaaagctacatttcaagcataattttctctcatgaaaaaaaagtttgtttctgcctttctccgttctttagtaatcagaattAGAACAtacgtaagtttcaggaaaatatcagttcccaactaaaaacaattttttttgtgtgtgagaaaagctacatttcaagcataattttctctcatgaaaaaaaaagagtttttttcTGCCTTTCTCCGTTCTTTAGTGATCAGAATTAGAACAtacgtaagtttcaggaaaatatcagttcccaactaatttttttgtgagaaaagctacatttcaagcagaattttctctcatgaaataaaaagtttgtttctgcctttctccgttctttagtaatcagaagtagaacatacagaagtttcaggaaaatatcagttcccaactaaaacttttttgtgagaaaagctacatttcaagcataattttctctcatgaaaaaaaagtttgtttctgcctttctctGTTCTATAGTAATCAGAATTAGAACAtacgtaagtttcaggaaaatatcagttcccaactattttttttggtgagaaaagctacatttcaagcataattttctctcatgaaaaaaaaagtttgtttctgcctttctctgttctttagtaatcagaattagaacatatgtaagtttcaggaaaatatcagttcccaactaaaacttttttgtgagaaaagctacatttcaagcataattttctctcatgaaaaaaaagtttgtttctgcctttctccgttctttagtaatcagaattAGAACAtacgtaagtttcaggaaaatatcagttcccaactaaaaacaattttttttgtgtgtgagaaaagctacatttcaagcataattttctctcatgaaaaaaaaattgtttctgcctttctccATTCTTTAGTGATCAGCAGTACAGCATAGGTACATTTCAGGAAAacatcagttcccaactaaaaaatcggaggaaaaaaaaaaaaacggaggaagtcggtatcacgtgatgttggtgtttacgctttactgggcatgccccattgactattctggttgattatagcggcgcatgtacgtagacacgcgattggaatattcctttccatgtatgccattgctttcggaaaggtcattcggaaagattcatgtaaacgtggctagtcatGAAATTTCCAGCAAAGTCAAGTTAAAATGAGGACGGTCTTACCAGTCTAGTTAAATCATGAACACACAAATAAAGCCTTGCATGCTGTTTCCTTCTCTTCATTCAACATATTGGAAAAAAagcaagcttattgaatccATATTTGTTCCTGATAATTCATTTCTCTCTTCAGTGTAGCACAGAGTGATTAAAATCATTACTGGGAGAATGAAAAATCAACAACCGTGCCAAAAGAAAAAGTGGAACTcacactattaaaaaaaataaaaaataccgaCCTGCGTTCAGCTTGAGTGTGCTGTTCATTTCAGCGTCAAAGTCCTCATGTGCTCTCTGTCCAAGTGAGGCGATTTACTGCCTTGCTCCTTCCACACTGAAAACCACTGACTTGTGACAAGGGAGCATCTCTGCAGTGGCCTAAGCCTATAAAGacaatgatatttatttatagaaGAAAAATGACACCTCTCTTGCCAAATGTAGTGCATcaactataaaaaaaactataatatgGTATTGgtgaggggtgtccaaaatgtgcatattttattGGCATTCAGCATAttctaaatataaaatgaatgcatCAATAATTAGATATAAGGTCATCTCATCtaattttgcggcttcacttAATCATGGGtttggtggaatcaaacttgggtttcctagctgtgaggccagcacaTTAGCCACTCTCAGCCCTGGaaaaacaattcattcattcattcattttctaccgcttatcctcttgagggtcgcggtggtgctggagcctatcccagctgtcttcttgcgaaaggcggggtacaccctggactggtggccagccaatcacagggcacatatagacaaacaaccattcacactcacattcatacctatggacaatttggagtcgctaattaacctagcatgtttttggaatgtgggaggaaaccggagtacccggagtacccggaggaaaaaaaaaagtttgtttctgcctttctccgttctttagtaatcagaattAGAACAtacgtaagtttcaggaaaatatcagttcccaactaaaaacatttttttgtgtgtgtgagaaaagctacatttcaagcataattttctctcatgaaaaaaaaaagtttgtttctgcctttctccGTTCTTTAGTGATCAGCAGTAGAGcataggtacgtttcaggaaaacatcagttcccaactaaaaatgccGTTGACtgatgaaaataatttttctcttgctgggaatcaccatcTATAATAACTtatgcctgagcttgtttcgtaaacaCACTAGCAAAACTTGGGGCAAAGCCAAGCACATAAGGAAACTCCgctcatctgtgacatcacaaaagaacagtttagcaacaccctctgaaacggagctttttgagccatcccaaacttctcacttccaaatgcgcaaacttcaTTATGTGTAACtttagcatcgtttaacatgagaatacaacattctaacaatatttatagttcagaaaaatgaaaaatacataatggGTCTCTTTTAAAGTAATGCCATCTTAAATCTTACTACTCTTCTTCCTATTTATTTGTATGACAGAGGAGAATATTTGCGTTAATATGAGTGACTGTTGTGAAATTTATAACAACATAGCAGGACTATGTTTACTGACGTTTACTCCGTGTTGAGAAAGCTCAGCATAGACCTTATCGGGATTAAATGGGAGGGCTTTGACCTCAATCAAGAAAATAATTACTGTTGCCGGACTTTTTAATTAGCTAACAAACCTTCCGCAGGCACATAATGAGTCAGAAAACAAAGGTAATTACAGTTAAAATTCTTATTAAATTCAGTACAATCTTTTTTCAGCAGGCTTGTGAAGCcatattgaatttttttcactGGAAATTCAATTCCCGGTTCCTTGGCTTTGTTTCTCTCACAAAATATCTGGATAATATATTTCCCAACCGGAATGCTCATTCTATATATTACAGCCGGTGTCTCTGTCTGTCAGAAAAGGTGAGGTATGGTAatacaataaagggcatttgcTTCAAGATAAAACCAAGTCGAGTGTGACTGACTCCATCTTGCCCCCGAGTAATGAAGATTATTCATGATTGGCATCGCTGATAGAAGCAATGGCTCACAAACAAGCGTACGCACGCGGTTCTTTTCTCGTGCAGGGTGCTCGGGTGTCATGAATCACAATGTTTCCTATTATATTCCCTCAGAAGTACAAGCACCACACACTCATCTCATGCAGCAGTTGTTATCTGTCATCACCAGTGTTGCCGCTCCTTCACCAGCAACAGTCAATACGGATGCAGCACCCACTTACTCTGTGTacgctatgtgtgtgtgtgtgtgtgtttgtgatgaaCTAGCACTGCAGCAATGTGAAACAAGCATTGCACCATCAGTATTTTTGTCAAACTGATGCTTGGCTTCAACACACAGTAGACTTTATTCTGCTAACATTGATCATGTCAATATGCAATATACAGGAAAATGATGGGAGATATACcacagatatatatttttatataatctttttaataaaataccAATTCATGTGAAATATTTGTGATGTTACATATTACACATGTTATGGACTTTCAATTGTAAATGCATTCCTTATTTGAACATTTGCACCTAGAACCATAATATTTACTTTGAATTGTATAGAAATAAGAATATTTGAACTGTAATATTTGACGCCCtgttataacatatatatatttctaattacatttaaagcTTAGCTGCAACAAAACTGAAAACACGCTTTCCCAATATTGTGGGTTTAGTAGATATTTGATTAGTGACAAGGACAATAGCAGCGAACGTTACTTCCTGTAACTGTCACAGAAACCTCCtatattctgattctgattggcTTAAACAATTCGAATCAAAGCCAGCCTTCCGCTCTAAAAACGACCAATCACAACACAAGTTCAAGTttttgcagccaatcacaattcATGGTCTCCTAGAGCGGGAGGGTCCGAATACGGAAGTATGGcgtcttcattttgtttagcTACTTAAGCGCCAAAACTGCTATAATGCGTGGTgggttttgattaaaaaatactttttggtgGTTAATTAAGCACCGAAAAGGTAAGTTTGCATTACGTTACTATGGTTAGATTATTTCGAGTTAAAGTAACGTGCGTTAGTCTGAATGTTAAAACCCTTCTTTACGTGATAGCTGCACTTTGACGCCGTCTTAGATTTAGCGTTCGCAATAATGTTATTGTACTTTATACAGTAATACATAAAATGTTGTTGCACGTTGTacaaataatatgtattatatgtaatataatatgctGTATAGTTGTGCTATGAAAAACCATAACAACAAGACTAGTTTATTGCACACACTCAAGCTAATTTTTGACTCCCCTACTATAGTATGGTATCTACCTTATTTTACCCAGCAATATTATGAAATAGCATCGTTAACCAATGTTAACAGTTGAATGACACACTTGTGTTGCGCTACTGCATAGTCATTTGCTAATCAAGTTGCCCTTTGACACCAGGCCCAGCTTCTGTGAGAGATGGAGGAGCTCTACACTTTGGAAAAGGAGGTAGGACGTGGTAATTACGGTGTGGTCTTTGAGGGCCGTATAGCCAAAACAGGAGAGCGGGTGGCTATCAAGCGTCTGCCCTGCAAGAACGCAGAATGCATTGAACTCTACTTGCAAGAGTTGTGGGCCATGAAAGCCACAGCCAAAAAACATGCCAATATCATTGCATTGCACAATTACCTCCTGCAGACCGGGAAGTGGAGTTTAAAGCCGTTAAAAGGAGGCAAGTTGCCACTACATCTCGTCGAAAGTGTGCTGAAGGGAAGGGTTGTTGGGACAATGTCGCAACGACAGGAAAGAGATTCCCGGTCTGACTCTCAACGGAGGACTAACTCTGCATCCAGACTTCAAGATAGAACCAACACTCTCCCATCAACCCCCAAAAGGCCTCCAAACAGAACCAGGAAGAGGTGGTCCCAGGCAGAAGACGAGCAGCCTTTAAAATGCTCGGCCCTGTGGCTCGTGATGGAATACTGTGACGGAGGAGACTTGAATCACTTCCTGCTCTCCAGACCGCCTGACGCCCAGCGTAACCATGATGTGGTGCGGCAGCTCAGCAGTGCCATGGCCTTCCTGCATCACCTTGGTATCATGCATCGAGACCTAAAGCCTGACAACGTGCTTGTCAGGATTCAACCCAATGGTCCTGTTTATAAGGTAGGTTGTGATTGATAGGTTCTGTTGTGATCTGGTGTTATTCACAAAATACCTTGACCATCTTTGTAGTGCAGTTTCCTAACAGGGTCTGATCCATTACCTTATTGCTATGTGACATTACATGTGTCAGACAATAACCTGCTTTGTTCAATGAAGCGATTGTTGGATAGGAAGTGATTAAAAATCAGTGCCCTC from Doryrhamphus excisus isolate RoL2022-K1 chromosome 1, RoL_Dexc_1.0, whole genome shotgun sequence encodes the following:
- the si:ch211-63o20.7 gene encoding serine/threonine-protein kinase pdik1l-B-like, which translates into the protein MEELYTLEKEVGRGNYGVVFEGRIAKTGERVAIKRLPCKNAECIELYLQELWAMKATAKKHANIIALHNYLLQTGKWSLKPLKGGKLPLHLVESVLKGRVVGTMSQRQERDSRSDSQRRTNSASRLQDRTNTLPSTPKRPPNRTRKRWSQAEDEQPLKCSALWLVMEYCDGGDLNHFLLSRPPDAQRNHDVVRQLSSAMAFLHHLGIMHRDLKPDNVLVRIQPNGPVYKVADFGLSKMSSDGQMDGNLTRKHFSSTCGSDFYMAPEVWGGLTYTAQADIFSLGVMFWAVLERITFLEEGTTREQLGAYVSKSRWLMPLGEALWENADLRLRIPMKSKRATRLPPPPGLAMCSLLSDMLSSDPDSRPPADQLESRVCAALKEDSC